In a genomic window of [Empedobacter] haloabium:
- a CDS encoding response regulator transcription factor, with translation MPIHQPNVHLMHRDPVMTAGLHALLAGCGEFLLTTRTGDPQGHAGAHVVVADYDTGLALARQAPQDRFGHAPRVLIVTQLDKEWEVRTAMDCGVHGYLLQGCSADELVRAVRQLGQGLRYLSEAVTRCVADSLSRETLTGRETDVLRLLAKGCCNKSIARELGIGVGTVKTHVKGLMSKLDATARTHAVVVATQRGLIDAGRRPATPFVGGARPAPPVQGPARQAAMQ, from the coding sequence ATGCCTATCCACCAGCCGAATGTCCACCTCATGCACCGCGACCCCGTCATGACGGCGGGATTGCATGCGCTGCTTGCCGGGTGCGGCGAATTCCTGCTGACGACGCGCACCGGCGATCCGCAGGGCCATGCTGGCGCCCACGTGGTCGTGGCCGATTACGACACGGGCCTGGCGCTGGCGCGGCAAGCGCCGCAGGACCGTTTCGGCCACGCGCCGCGCGTGCTGATCGTCACGCAACTGGACAAGGAATGGGAAGTGCGCACCGCCATGGACTGCGGCGTGCACGGCTATCTGCTGCAGGGTTGCAGCGCCGACGAACTGGTGCGCGCGGTCCGCCAGCTTGGCCAGGGGCTGCGCTACCTGAGCGAAGCGGTCACCCGCTGCGTCGCCGACAGCCTCAGCCGGGAGACGTTGACGGGACGCGAGACCGACGTGCTGCGGCTGCTGGCCAAGGGCTGCTGCAACAAGTCGATCGCGCGCGAGCTCGGCATCGGTGTCGGCACCGTCAAGACCCACGTCAAGGGCCTGATGAGCAAACTGGACGCGACGGCCCGCACCCATGCGGTGGTCGTCGCCACCCAGCGCGGGCTGATCGACGCGGGGCGCCGCCCGGCCACGCCATTCGTCGGCGGCGCCCGCCCTGCGCCACCGGTGCAGGGACCAGCCCGGCAGGCGGCCATGCAATAG
- a CDS encoding EDSAP-1 family PEP-CTERM protein, whose translation MYIIRKGFLVTATVATLGVAAMGSARADTFATAILDINNFRLLHSNGAAYSTGDFATLTGTNDAHATASLNGIFANGADSRPILSGVQPDVAHQCVGVPCPALGENNFTRFGNPPPVPGNFGYADQRQIGSAISIGGVPAGAHATTRADASTSQNMQTASGNSDVGTSTTFSFTLGQSDTMTVSFDATPYTAAFVSAGAGATSNANARLSWNINIVDLTTNTSVFTFAPSEINGSASVSRTDGDPGLLQYNAAGTMFSFTSTTPLLAAGTTYQITIQHNTLANALQQEVPEPATLAIVAAGLLSMSLVSRRRKF comes from the coding sequence ATGTACATCATCAGGAAAGGTTTTCTGGTCACCGCAACCGTTGCTACGCTGGGCGTCGCCGCCATGGGCAGCGCACGGGCGGACACGTTCGCCACGGCCATTCTGGACATCAACAACTTCCGGCTGCTGCATTCGAACGGCGCTGCCTACAGCACCGGGGATTTCGCCACGCTGACCGGCACCAACGATGCGCACGCGACGGCCTCGCTGAACGGCATCTTCGCCAACGGGGCCGATTCGCGCCCGATCCTGTCCGGTGTGCAGCCGGATGTGGCGCATCAATGCGTCGGCGTACCGTGCCCGGCGCTGGGCGAGAACAATTTCACGCGCTTCGGCAATCCGCCGCCCGTACCTGGGAACTTCGGCTACGCCGACCAGCGCCAGATCGGCTCCGCCATCAGCATCGGCGGCGTGCCGGCCGGCGCGCACGCCACCACGCGGGCCGATGCGTCGACGTCGCAGAACATGCAGACGGCGTCCGGCAACTCCGACGTGGGCACGTCCACCACGTTCTCGTTCACGCTCGGGCAGTCGGACACGATGACGGTCTCGTTCGACGCCACGCCCTACACGGCGGCCTTCGTCTCGGCCGGCGCCGGCGCCACCTCGAACGCGAACGCGCGGCTGTCGTGGAACATCAATATCGTCGACCTGACGACGAACACCTCGGTGTTCACGTTCGCGCCGAGCGAGATCAACGGCTCCGCATCCGTCAGCCGCACGGACGGCGACCCGGGCCTGCTGCAGTACAACGCCGCCGGCACGATGTTCTCCTTCACCAGTACCACGCCGCTGCTGGCCGCCGGCACGACCTACCAGATCACGATCCAGCACAACACGCTGGCCAACGCCCTGCAACAGGAAGTGCCCGAGCCGGCCACACTGGCGATCGTGGCGGCGGGCCTCCTGAGCATGTCGCTCGTCAGCCGTCGCCGCAAGTTCTGA
- a CDS encoding long-chain N-acyl amino acid synthase, whose product MQPLDDTIISFEAAAKLRDLVIREPQETATAYTHPIDTQVFHIRMASTAGKREAASLLLRKMYGWRGYDVDPETTHVPNRITLYAETGGVTVGTMSLCLDDPKLGLPADENFRDELDALRAQGRRLCEPSRLAIDKDVSKRVFAALIHISYIYAHNIHGYSDYVIEVNPRHVMFYKRMLGFRDFGGERPCSRVGAPAVLLRLQLDYMGEQIRRFGGQMEQAPGERTFYPYFFPLRDEPGITGRLIQGRD is encoded by the coding sequence GTGCAGCCACTGGACGACACCATCATTTCCTTTGAAGCCGCGGCAAAGCTGCGCGACCTCGTCATCCGCGAACCGCAGGAGACGGCCACTGCCTATACGCATCCCATCGATACGCAGGTCTTCCACATCCGGATGGCCAGCACGGCCGGCAAGCGCGAGGCGGCCAGCTTACTGCTCCGCAAGATGTATGGCTGGCGCGGCTACGACGTGGACCCCGAGACGACCCATGTTCCGAACCGCATCACGCTGTATGCGGAAACGGGCGGCGTCACGGTCGGTACCATGTCGCTGTGCCTGGACGATCCCAAGCTGGGGCTGCCCGCCGATGAGAACTTTCGCGACGAGCTGGACGCATTACGGGCCCAGGGCCGGCGGCTGTGCGAACCGTCGCGGCTCGCCATCGACAAGGACGTCAGCAAGCGCGTCTTTGCCGCGCTGATCCACATCTCCTATATCTACGCCCACAATATCCATGGCTACAGCGACTACGTCATCGAGGTCAATCCGCGTCATGTGATGTTCTACAAGCGCATGCTGGGCTTCCGCGACTTCGGCGGCGAGCGGCCCTGTTCGCGCGTGGGGGCTCCGGCCGTGCTGCTGCGGCTGCAGCTGGACTATATGGGCGAACAGATCCGGCGCTTCGGCGGGCAGATGGAGCAGGCCCCGGGCGAGCGCACGTTCTACCCGTATTTCTTCCCATTGCGCGACGAGCCCGGCATCACGGGGCGCCTGATCCAGGGCCGCGACTGA
- a CDS encoding FAD-binding oxidoreductase gives MAAAAEGGGAMVALAAWRQALGDDRVATDAAVLASYAASTAGWSTMPLAVLRPRSTEEVVAIVRTAATAGVPLYPVSTGRNWGYGDACAPSDGHAIVDLSGMNRILEADAELAYVVIEPGVTQQQLSRYLLEQGLPLWMDCTGAGPDTSLVGNILERGFGHSPYGNRFQNVAGMRVVLANGDVVDTGFGHFPSAVNGRVYPYGVGPHVDGLFTQSNFGIVTSLGLWLMPRTTALNHFLCAVGEHDGIAPVIDALRPLRLDGTLRSILHIGNDLRVLSGAMTYPRELAGPAGPLSDTVRARLRQAAGIGAWTVSGALYGNPDQVAAARRALRRALRPTAARAQFLNERKLAAGTLLARLLGNSGPGRRLAAKVALGRSLFEMNRGMPNGRFLAGAYWRRRGGLPPGFPAGANPALDNCGMLWVSPVLPMRGADLLRVHALAEPVFHKHRFDLFATFSMINERALGGVLTVAYDKEDPDEAARARSCYRQLFDLLVGTGYIPYRVGLQSMAALDNGDDAYWRMVGRIKAALDPGGIIAPGRYAGRGDGGDVGPWRT, from the coding sequence ATGGCGGCCGCGGCGGAAGGAGGAGGGGCGATGGTGGCGCTGGCCGCCTGGCGCCAGGCGCTGGGCGACGACCGGGTCGCTACCGATGCGGCCGTGCTGGCGTCCTACGCCGCCAGTACGGCGGGGTGGAGCACCATGCCGCTGGCGGTCCTGCGGCCCCGCAGTACCGAGGAGGTCGTGGCGATCGTGCGCACGGCCGCGACGGCCGGGGTGCCGCTGTATCCGGTCAGCACCGGGCGCAACTGGGGCTATGGTGACGCCTGCGCGCCCAGCGACGGCCATGCGATCGTGGACCTGTCCGGGATGAACCGGATACTCGAGGCGGACGCCGAGCTCGCCTATGTCGTCATCGAGCCGGGCGTGACGCAGCAGCAGCTGTCGCGCTACCTGCTGGAGCAGGGGCTGCCGTTGTGGATGGACTGTACCGGTGCGGGTCCCGACACCAGCCTGGTCGGCAACATCCTGGAACGGGGCTTCGGCCATTCGCCGTACGGCAACCGCTTCCAGAACGTCGCGGGCATGCGCGTCGTGCTGGCGAACGGCGACGTGGTGGACACGGGCTTCGGCCACTTTCCCTCGGCCGTCAACGGCCGCGTGTACCCGTACGGCGTAGGCCCCCATGTGGACGGCCTGTTCACCCAGTCGAATTTCGGCATCGTCACCAGCCTGGGGCTGTGGCTGATGCCGCGCACCACCGCCTTGAACCACTTCCTGTGCGCCGTAGGCGAACACGACGGCATCGCGCCCGTCATCGACGCGCTGCGCCCGCTGCGGCTGGACGGCACCTTGCGCAGCATCCTGCATATCGGCAACGACCTGCGGGTGCTGTCCGGCGCCATGACGTATCCGCGCGAACTGGCGGGTCCGGCCGGACCGCTGTCCGATACCGTGCGTGCGCGCTTGCGCCAGGCCGCGGGCATCGGCGCGTGGACGGTGTCCGGCGCCCTGTACGGTAATCCCGACCAGGTCGCCGCGGCGCGCCGCGCATTGCGCCGGGCGCTGCGGCCGACAGCCGCGCGGGCCCAGTTTCTGAACGAGCGCAAGCTGGCCGCCGGCACCCTGTTGGCACGGCTGCTGGGCAATTCCGGACCGGGGCGGCGCCTGGCCGCCAAGGTGGCGCTGGGCCGCTCGCTGTTCGAAATGAACCGCGGCATGCCGAACGGCCGCTTCCTGGCCGGGGCGTACTGGCGGCGCCGGGGCGGGCTGCCGCCAGGCTTTCCCGCCGGCGCCAATCCGGCCCTGGACAATTGCGGCATGCTGTGGGTATCGCCGGTGCTGCCGATGCGCGGCGCCGACCTGCTGCGCGTGCACGCGCTGGCCGAGCCGGTCTTCCACAAGCATCGCTTCGACCTGTTCGCCACCTTCAGCATGATCAACGAACGGGCGCTGGGCGGCGTGCTGACGGTCGCCTACGACAAGGAAGACCCGGACGAAGCGGCGCGGGCGCGCAGCTGCTACCGGCAGCTGTTCGACCTGCTGGTCGGGACCGGCTACATCCCGTACCGGGTCGGGCTGCAGTCGATGGCCGCACTCGACAACGGCGACGACGCCTACTGGCGCATGGTCGGGCGCATCAAGGCGGCGCTGGACCCCGGCGGCATCATTGCGCCGGGTCGTTACGCGGGCCGGGGCGATGGCGGCGACGTCGGCCCGTGGCGGACCTGA
- the prsT gene encoding PEP-CTERM system TPR-repeat protein PrsT, which yields MLARPARTILSALSLLLVLGACSRTPPADDLLADARRYRDKGDTRAAIIQLKNAVQQQPDNAEARLLLGQLYVDSGDMLSAEKELRRARDAGAAPAPVLAALGRALLAQGQYERALAETEQATGPAALALRGQALLGLGRTGDARSAFEEALRRQPGSIEATLGLARLALAGGDSAQARQLTEQAIKASPASVDALRLRGDLQRADGQRDAARAAYEQIVAQKPNNVQALVDLANLDIEGGRFKEARARIAQARKAQPNSLLIFYSQALLDFREGQFKTALEQLQQVLRAVPEHMPSVLLAGAVELALGANSQAERYLHQFLQANPGNAYATKLLATVALRNGNPAEALKLVQPLLKDTPDDVELLALAGEAEMRARRFNQAAAHFKKASALRPDAPGLRLAHGVSRLGLGDNPRAIAELEQATQGDSQASRAGVLLVLTHLRDKQFDKALDLVDGMIKGGDSAMLQNLRAGVLLARSDVDGARAGFEKALAQDPMYQPALDNLAQLDVVSRKPDDARKRYEAALARDKKNPGLLTALARLATQRGQPAEAIRWLEQAHRENPDAAAPAQLLAAYYLRAGEKQKALTLAQKLQATDPAAPELLALLAETQAESGQTQAALESFGKLAVLQPNSAPVQLRIASLHLASGQVAGALTAARKASKLEPDNDGAAILLSSLLIEKNALAEATAHARDWQTRHAASPVGFKLEGDVLMAQQKPGDAVQRYEQAFGLAPSGPVLIALHRALQAAGRQAEATARMAAWLEQQPTDQPTRMYFASALLAAGDAAGASGQYLKVVERSPDNVVALNDLAWALLQQKDPRALAHAERAHKLAPRNAAVADTLAAILLERGDTAKALPLLRKAVEGAPQSAEIRFHLAQALLKSGDRQGARAQCEQLLKQPDFKRQDEVRSMLAQL from the coding sequence ATGCTTGCCCGCCCTGCCCGCACCATCCTGTCCGCCTTGTCCTTGCTGCTCGTGCTGGGCGCCTGCAGCCGTACCCCGCCCGCCGACGACCTGCTGGCCGATGCCCGCCGCTACCGCGACAAGGGCGACACCAGGGCCGCCATCATCCAGCTCAAGAATGCCGTCCAGCAGCAGCCGGACAACGCCGAGGCCAGGCTGCTGCTGGGCCAGCTGTACGTCGACAGCGGCGACATGCTGTCGGCCGAGAAGGAGCTGCGGCGTGCCCGCGATGCGGGCGCGGCGCCCGCACCCGTACTGGCCGCCCTCGGCCGCGCGTTGCTGGCCCAGGGACAATACGAACGCGCGCTGGCGGAAACGGAACAGGCGACCGGGCCTGCCGCGTTGGCGCTGCGCGGGCAGGCGCTGCTGGGCCTCGGCCGCACCGGGGATGCCCGCTCGGCGTTCGAGGAAGCGCTGCGCCGCCAGCCCGGCTCGATCGAGGCCACACTGGGCCTGGCCCGCCTGGCGCTGGCTGGCGGCGACAGCGCGCAGGCACGCCAGCTGACGGAGCAGGCCATCAAGGCCAGCCCCGCCAGTGTCGATGCGCTGCGCTTGCGCGGCGACCTGCAACGGGCCGACGGCCAGCGCGACGCGGCCCGCGCGGCCTACGAACAGATCGTCGCGCAAAAGCCGAACAACGTGCAGGCCCTGGTGGATCTGGCCAACCTCGACATCGAGGGCGGACGCTTCAAGGAAGCGCGTGCCCGCATCGCCCAGGCCCGCAAGGCGCAGCCGAACAGCCTGCTGATCTTCTATTCGCAGGCCCTGCTGGACTTCCGCGAAGGCCAGTTCAAGACCGCATTGGAGCAACTGCAACAGGTCCTGCGCGCCGTGCCGGAGCACATGCCCAGCGTGCTGCTGGCCGGCGCCGTGGAGCTGGCGCTCGGTGCCAACAGCCAGGCCGAGCGCTACCTGCACCAGTTCCTGCAGGCGAACCCCGGCAATGCCTATGCGACCAAGCTGCTGGCCACGGTAGCGCTCCGCAACGGCAACCCGGCCGAGGCCCTGAAGCTGGTCCAGCCGCTGCTGAAGGACACGCCGGACGACGTCGAGCTGCTGGCCCTGGCCGGCGAAGCGGAAATGCGCGCGCGCCGCTTCAACCAGGCGGCCGCGCACTTCAAGAAGGCCAGCGCATTGCGGCCGGACGCGCCCGGGCTGCGGCTGGCGCACGGCGTCAGCCGGCTGGGACTGGGCGACAACCCGCGTGCGATCGCGGAGCTCGAGCAGGCCACGCAAGGCGACAGCCAGGCCAGCCGGGCCGGCGTGCTGCTTGTGCTGACCCACTTGCGCGACAAACAGTTCGACAAGGCCCTGGACCTGGTCGACGGCATGATCAAGGGCGGCGACAGTGCGATGCTGCAGAACCTGCGTGCCGGTGTCCTGCTGGCGCGCAGCGACGTCGACGGCGCCCGCGCCGGCTTCGAGAAGGCACTGGCGCAGGATCCAATGTACCAGCCGGCGCTGGACAACCTGGCGCAGCTGGACGTGGTGTCGCGCAAGCCGGACGACGCGCGCAAGCGCTACGAGGCGGCCCTGGCACGCGACAAGAAAAATCCTGGCCTGCTGACGGCGCTGGCGCGCCTGGCCACGCAGCGGGGCCAGCCGGCCGAGGCGATCCGCTGGCTGGAGCAGGCCCACCGGGAGAATCCGGATGCGGCGGCGCCAGCGCAGCTGCTGGCAGCCTACTATCTGCGCGCCGGCGAGAAGCAGAAGGCGCTGACGCTGGCGCAGAAGCTGCAGGCCACCGACCCGGCCGCGCCCGAGCTGCTCGCCTTGCTGGCCGAGACGCAGGCCGAGTCAGGCCAGACGCAGGCGGCGCTGGAAAGCTTCGGCAAGCTGGCGGTGCTGCAGCCGAACAGCGCCCCCGTCCAGTTGCGCATCGCCAGCCTGCACCTGGCCAGCGGCCAGGTGGCCGGCGCCCTGACGGCGGCACGCAAGGCCAGCAAGCTGGAGCCGGACAACGACGGTGCCGCGATACTCCTGTCGAGCCTGTTGATCGAGAAGAACGCGCTGGCGGAAGCGACGGCGCACGCCCGCGACTGGCAGACGCGGCACGCCGCATCGCCGGTGGGCTTCAAGCTGGAGGGCGACGTACTGATGGCCCAGCAGAAGCCCGGCGACGCCGTGCAGCGCTACGAGCAGGCGTTCGGGCTGGCGCCCTCCGGCCCCGTGCTGATTGCGCTGCACCGCGCGTTGCAGGCGGCGGGGCGCCAGGCGGAAGCGACCGCGCGCATGGCCGCATGGCTGGAGCAGCAGCCGACCGACCAGCCAACCCGCATGTACTTCGCCAGCGCCTTGCTGGCCGCTGGCGATGCCGCCGGCGCCAGCGGCCAGTACCTGAAAGTGGTCGAGCGCTCGCCCGACAATGTGGTCGCCCTGAACGACCTGGCCTGGGCGCTGCTGCAGCAAAAGGACCCGCGCGCGCTGGCCCATGCGGAGCGGGCCCACAAGCTGGCGCCGCGCAATGCCGCCGTTGCCGACACGCTGGCGGCCATCCTGCTGGAGCGGGGCGACACGGCGAAGGCGCTGCCGCTGCTGCGCAAAGCCGTCGAGGGGGCGCCCCAGTCCGCCGAGATCCGCTTCCACCTGGCCCAGGCATTGCTGAAATCGGGCGACCGCCAGGGTGCCCGCGCGCAGTGCGAGCAACTGCTGAAGCAGCCGGACTTCAAGCGCCAGGACGAGGTGCGGAGCATGCTGGCGCAACTGTAG
- a CDS encoding GNVR domain-containing protein, with protein MEEIIAQLQSGLKGIWKYRWWGVAVMWLVATLGWLRVCTLPDDYQTTARVYVDTQSILKPLLAGMTTVPNVEQQVAIMSRTLLSRPNVERVIRMVDLDIAARNPREHEKQVDELMQKIRIGGTSTYDIYTISYSNSNPRLVRDVVQSLLTIFVEGSFKGKRGESEKAVQFIDDQIRAYEEKLVAAENSLKDFKLKNGFLLPRQGIDYGAQLLMSSDALNNARLELVEAEQARNAIGAQAAGDEPILGTEPDPAMIDNPELDSRIGALNKSLDALLLQYTEAHPDIISTRRLIALLEERKVQEAKKRVVSADPGKHYSPMLQQLKVALAEADARVAAVKARVAEMQARHDTLLERSKAVPEVESQLAQLNRDYQVNKDNYEKLISRREAAKLSGDLSTTTEIMSFRIIDPPTLPLRPTGPKRPLLYSAVLAVAVLSGAASALLISQVRPTYLSPHQLREATGLRVLGTVAMNWTDAQLRRRRRGRIGLGAGVACLVASYGGVMAMALLHS; from the coding sequence ATGGAAGAGATCATCGCCCAGCTGCAATCCGGCCTGAAAGGGATCTGGAAGTATCGCTGGTGGGGTGTCGCGGTCATGTGGCTGGTGGCGACGCTGGGGTGGCTCAGGGTCTGCACCTTGCCGGACGACTACCAGACCACGGCCCGCGTCTACGTCGACACGCAAAGCATCCTGAAGCCGCTCCTGGCCGGCATGACGACGGTACCGAACGTCGAACAACAGGTGGCGATCATGAGTCGCACGCTGCTGAGCCGGCCAAACGTCGAGCGCGTCATCCGCATGGTCGACCTCGACATTGCCGCGCGTAACCCGCGCGAGCACGAGAAGCAGGTGGACGAGCTGATGCAGAAGATCCGCATCGGCGGCACCAGCACCTACGACATCTACACGATCAGCTACAGCAACAGCAATCCCCGCCTGGTGCGCGACGTGGTGCAGTCGCTGCTGACGATCTTCGTCGAAGGCAGCTTCAAGGGCAAGCGCGGCGAATCGGAAAAGGCCGTGCAGTTCATCGACGACCAGATCCGCGCCTACGAGGAGAAGCTCGTGGCCGCGGAGAACTCCCTCAAGGATTTCAAGCTGAAGAACGGCTTCCTCCTGCCGCGCCAGGGCATCGACTATGGCGCACAGCTGTTGATGTCCTCCGATGCGCTGAACAATGCCAGGCTCGAACTGGTCGAGGCCGAGCAGGCGCGCAACGCCATCGGCGCACAGGCGGCGGGTGACGAACCCATCCTTGGCACGGAGCCGGATCCGGCAATGATCGACAATCCGGAGCTGGACAGCCGCATCGGCGCCCTCAACAAGTCGCTCGATGCCCTGCTGCTGCAATATACGGAAGCCCACCCCGACATCATCTCGACGCGCCGCCTGATTGCCTTGCTGGAGGAACGCAAGGTGCAGGAAGCGAAGAAGCGGGTGGTCTCGGCCGATCCGGGCAAGCACTACAGTCCCATGCTGCAGCAATTGAAGGTCGCGCTGGCCGAGGCCGACGCAAGGGTCGCGGCCGTCAAGGCGCGCGTCGCGGAAATGCAGGCGCGGCACGACACGCTGCTGGAGCGCAGCAAGGCGGTACCGGAAGTGGAGTCGCAGCTGGCCCAGCTGAACCGCGACTACCAGGTCAACAAGGACAACTACGAAAAGCTGATCAGCCGGCGCGAAGCGGCCAAGTTGTCCGGCGACCTCAGCACTACGACGGAGATCATGAGTTTTCGCATCATCGATCCCCCGACGTTGCCATTGCGCCCTACCGGCCCCAAACGGCCGCTGCTGTACAGCGCGGTGCTGGCTGTCGCCGTACTCTCCGGTGCCGCTTCTGCTCTGCTGATCAGCCAGGTGCGCCCTACCTACCTGAGCCCGCACCAGTTGCGCGAGGCCACCGGGCTGCGCGTGCTCGGCACCGTCGCCATGAACTGGACCGACGCGCAGTTGCGCCGGCGCCGGCGCGGGCGAATCGGCCTGGGTGCCGGTGTCGCCTGCCTGGTGGCGTCGTACGGCGGTGTGATGGCCATGGCGCTTCTTCATTCTTAG